A single Bifidobacterium scardovii JCM 12489 = DSM 13734 DNA region contains:
- a CDS encoding peptide ABC transporter substrate-binding protein codes for MRGNALKMLAGIAVLSMGLSGCGAGGQSSAPKDDIITFGISEPSNPLVPGNTNERSGSLVVGMLFSGLVATKPDGSLVDEAAESVKANEDSSRFDVTLKSGGKFTDGTPVTSESFTKAWSYTANAKNGQLNSSFLSLIQGYDDLQKDGLKGDEQLSGLKVEDDTHFSISLNKPCSIFPTMLAYGGLAPLPESFYKDPKAFGEKPVGNGPYKFKAWKHGESIEVVPNPDYTGYYKPKNDGLTYKVYTDPKSEYADVQAGNLDVTGDVPATALRNLMSDKRLTGYSESGPRRLALGIPMDLAHFSGKEGTLRRRAISLALDRDAICTKIMNGMAEPAKDFSSKVIDGYSDSLKGNDVLSHDETKAKELWAQADAISPFEGQFVLSYSADDTNKDADQAIANELKNALGIDVKLNVFATKQEYKSALSDGKLNTAYNDYWGPDYPALENYLAPVYSTSAYQSGSNRDKYFNPEFDALLDKAASAASIDEANKTYQQAEEILLRDLPSIPIYNYNTVGAAAKGLKGVQFNWGGDPVLAFITKK; via the coding sequence ATGCGCGGTAATGCGTTGAAAATGCTGGCGGGGATCGCCGTGCTATCCATGGGATTGTCGGGCTGTGGGGCCGGTGGCCAGTCATCGGCTCCGAAGGACGACATCATCACTTTCGGCATCAGCGAGCCGTCGAACCCGCTGGTGCCGGGCAATACGAACGAGAGAAGCGGGTCGCTGGTCGTAGGCATGCTGTTCTCGGGGCTGGTCGCCACCAAGCCCGACGGGTCGCTGGTCGACGAGGCGGCCGAATCGGTCAAGGCGAACGAGGACAGCAGCCGGTTCGACGTCACGCTGAAAAGCGGCGGAAAGTTCACCGACGGCACGCCGGTGACTTCCGAGAGCTTCACCAAGGCGTGGAGCTACACCGCGAATGCGAAGAACGGCCAGCTGAATTCCAGCTTCCTGTCTCTGATCCAAGGATACGACGATCTGCAAAAAGATGGTTTGAAAGGCGACGAACAGCTGTCCGGGCTGAAGGTCGAGGACGATACGCATTTCTCGATTTCGCTCAACAAGCCCTGCTCGATCTTCCCGACCATGCTCGCGTACGGCGGCCTTGCCCCGCTGCCCGAAAGCTTCTACAAGGACCCCAAGGCCTTCGGGGAAAAGCCCGTGGGCAACGGTCCGTACAAGTTCAAGGCGTGGAAGCACGGGGAGAGCATCGAAGTGGTGCCCAACCCGGATTACACCGGATACTACAAGCCGAAGAACGACGGACTGACCTATAAGGTGTACACGGATCCGAAATCCGAATATGCCGACGTGCAGGCCGGGAACCTTGACGTGACCGGCGACGTGCCCGCCACCGCGTTGAGGAACCTCATGTCCGACAAGAGGCTGACCGGATACAGCGAATCGGGTCCCCGCCGCCTGGCATTGGGCATTCCGATGGACTTGGCGCATTTCTCCGGCAAGGAGGGAACGCTGCGCCGCAGGGCCATCTCGTTGGCGTTGGACCGCGATGCCATCTGCACCAAAATCATGAACGGCATGGCCGAGCCGGCAAAGGACTTCTCCTCGAAGGTGATCGATGGCTATTCGGATTCGCTGAAGGGCAACGACGTGCTCTCCCACGACGAGACCAAGGCGAAGGAGCTGTGGGCTCAGGCCGACGCGATCTCCCCGTTCGAAGGCCAGTTCGTGCTGTCCTATAGCGCCGACGACACCAACAAGGACGCCGACCAGGCCATCGCCAACGAGCTGAAGAACGCCCTAGGCATCGACGTGAAGCTCAACGTGTTCGCCACGAAGCAGGAGTACAAGAGCGCACTGAGCGACGGCAAGCTCAACACCGCATATAACGACTATTGGGGTCCCGATTATCCGGCGCTCGAGAACTATCTCGCCCCGGTCTATTCGACGTCCGCATACCAGAGCGGATCCAACCGAGACAAGTATTTCAACCCCGAGTTCGACGCGCTTCTGGACAAGGCCGCGTCGGCCGCATCCATCGACGAGGCGAACAAGACCTACCAGCAGGCCGAAGAGATTCTGCTGCGCGACCTGCCATCCATCCCGATCTACAACTACAACACGGTCGGAGCCGCCGCCAAGGGGCTCAAAGGCGTGCAGTTCAATTGGGGCGGCGATCCCGTGCTCGCGTTCATCACCAAAAAATAG
- a CDS encoding GNAT family N-acetyltransferase, giving the protein MSNEAESSDRVVIGPMDDRAAALLPEFLYEVIFQPEEGKRLPRTVIRQPELWRYIEGFGGRPGDCGMAAVIDGTVVGAAWSRLMRGYGYVDDGTPELAVALYPGYRGRGIGGRLLRALFAELRDRGFRSVSLSVQHANPAHALYRRLGFVEVRAMPDESIMTLRLAADDGVR; this is encoded by the coding sequence ATGAGCAATGAAGCTGAATCGTCGGATCGCGTCGTGATCGGGCCCATGGACGACCGTGCCGCCGCGCTGCTGCCTGAATTCCTGTATGAGGTGATATTCCAACCCGAGGAGGGGAAACGGTTGCCTCGTACGGTGATCCGGCAGCCGGAACTCTGGCGGTATATCGAGGGTTTCGGCGGACGGCCGGGGGATTGCGGCATGGCCGCCGTGATCGACGGCACGGTGGTCGGCGCCGCATGGAGCCGCCTCATGCGCGGATACGGGTACGTCGATGACGGAACGCCCGAGCTGGCGGTCGCCCTGTATCCGGGATACCGGGGCCGTGGCATCGGCGGTCGTCTGTTGCGGGCGTTGTTCGCGGAACTGCGCGATCGGGGTTTCCGGTCGGTGTCGTTGTCCGTGCAGCACGCGAATCCGGCGCATGCGCTGTACCGGCGACTGGGGTTCGTCGAGGTCCGCGCCATGCCGGACGAATCCATCATGACGCTGCGTCTGGCGGCCGACGACGGCGTACGGTAG
- a CDS encoding Dam family site-specific DNA-(adenine-N6)-methyltransferase, translating into MDSLLEEASVQFFNETKGLFDMLPMFGVDANDLLLRLGTPETALSKAYNTPEWAQVCTLLIRKGEEEPSWWRTPLGNYAAQNLPIEDRTISKAEAAKILGVKSGTVATLVSRGTLRSEDGNPFLPDVLERMLKPKKVGRPRKKAADSEDKATIGAGVTANRVKPILKWAGGKSQMLDVLLPKVPAHYGKYIEPFFGGGALFFALQPENAVIADSNPELVNLYTQVRDNVEGVISVLSGYRNEKEQFLSVRALDWSALPPVEAAARTLYLNKTCFNGLYRVNRKGQFNTPFANYKNPTICDVEALRAASRALASATIVCGDYTDVLSEYAEPDDFVFLDPPYIPVSEYSDFKRYTKEQFEISDHSRLAIEFSRLHALGCHLLLTNSNHPLVHELYGQYEIQVIPTKRSVACRASSRTGEDTLVIAEPESKALPAASVNPLELSKQVELYPSTRFMGSKQKLLTELWDVASRFKFNSVVDLFSGSGIVSYMFKAQGKQVISNDYMAMSATFTKAMVENQTTTLPLDDARRLLEDCPTDDFVATTFKDLYYTDEENHLIDVLRTHIKSIEDPYQKAIAMTALIRACTKKRPRGIFTYTGHRYDDGRKDLKKSLSEQFLDAVEAVNNAVFDNRQQNMSIRGDALQFTADHPDLVYMDPPYCSPLSDNEYVRRYHFVEGLACDWQGVQMQEHTKTKKFKSYPTPFSSRTGAAAAFDQLIERFKDSILIISYSSNSQPTKEEMLEILGRHKKNVEVVPVDYRYSIGTQHKGDANRNKVEEYFFLGW; encoded by the coding sequence ATGGACAGTTTACTCGAAGAAGCTAGCGTCCAGTTCTTCAACGAGACAAAGGGACTGTTTGACATGCTGCCGATGTTCGGCGTCGACGCAAACGATCTCCTCCTCCGTCTCGGCACACCTGAGACAGCGCTCTCTAAGGCATACAACACACCGGAATGGGCGCAGGTGTGCACCCTTTTGATCAGAAAAGGGGAAGAGGAGCCATCCTGGTGGCGAACTCCACTGGGCAACTATGCCGCTCAGAACCTGCCGATTGAGGATCGGACGATTTCGAAGGCGGAAGCCGCGAAGATTCTTGGAGTTAAGAGCGGGACTGTCGCGACGCTTGTCAGTCGGGGTACTCTTCGCTCCGAAGATGGTAATCCTTTCCTCCCCGACGTGCTAGAGCGCATGCTGAAGCCTAAGAAAGTGGGACGTCCCCGTAAGAAAGCTGCCGACAGCGAAGACAAAGCGACAATCGGAGCAGGCGTCACAGCCAACAGAGTGAAGCCCATCCTGAAGTGGGCTGGTGGCAAGTCTCAGATGCTTGACGTGCTTCTCCCGAAGGTGCCTGCGCATTACGGCAAGTACATCGAACCCTTCTTCGGCGGCGGCGCCCTGTTCTTCGCGCTCCAGCCCGAGAACGCTGTGATTGCCGACAGCAACCCTGAACTGGTGAATCTGTACACGCAGGTCAGGGACAACGTGGAGGGCGTGATTTCCGTCCTCTCCGGCTATAGGAACGAAAAGGAGCAGTTCCTGAGCGTCCGCGCGTTGGATTGGTCAGCCCTTCCCCCGGTCGAGGCCGCGGCCCGTACCCTGTATCTGAACAAGACGTGCTTCAACGGCCTGTACCGCGTCAACCGCAAGGGACAGTTCAACACGCCCTTCGCCAACTACAAGAACCCCACGATCTGCGATGTCGAGGCATTGCGTGCCGCTTCGCGCGCACTCGCCAGCGCGACGATCGTGTGCGGTGACTATACCGACGTGCTCTCGGAGTATGCCGAGCCCGATGACTTCGTGTTTCTTGACCCGCCGTACATCCCGGTGTCCGAGTACTCGGATTTCAAGCGATATACGAAGGAACAGTTCGAGATCTCCGATCACTCCCGATTGGCGATCGAGTTCTCCCGACTGCATGCACTGGGTTGTCATCTGCTGCTGACCAACTCGAACCATCCGTTGGTGCACGAACTGTACGGCCAGTATGAGATTCAGGTCATCCCGACGAAACGTTCCGTGGCCTGCCGCGCGAGCAGCCGTACCGGAGAGGATACGCTGGTCATCGCCGAGCCAGAGTCCAAGGCCCTGCCAGCGGCTTCCGTCAATCCGCTTGAACTGTCCAAGCAGGTCGAGTTGTATCCCTCAACCCGTTTCATGGGTTCCAAGCAGAAGCTGCTGACGGAATTGTGGGATGTGGCGTCGCGGTTCAAGTTCAACTCGGTCGTCGATCTGTTCTCCGGTTCGGGCATCGTCAGCTACATGTTCAAGGCGCAGGGCAAGCAGGTCATCAGCAACGACTACATGGCCATGAGCGCGACCTTCACCAAGGCGATGGTCGAAAACCAGACCACTACGCTACCTCTCGATGACGCGCGACGCCTGCTCGAAGACTGCCCGACGGATGATTTCGTGGCGACCACATTCAAGGATTTGTACTACACGGACGAGGAGAACCATCTGATCGACGTGCTACGCACCCATATCAAGTCCATCGAAGACCCCTACCAGAAGGCCATCGCGATGACTGCCCTGATCCGGGCCTGCACGAAGAAGCGCCCGCGCGGCATCTTCACCTATACCGGTCACCGGTACGACGATGGGCGCAAGGATCTCAAGAAATCCCTATCCGAGCAGTTCCTGGATGCCGTGGAGGCGGTCAATAACGCCGTCTTCGACAACCGGCAGCAGAACATGTCCATCCGGGGCGATGCGCTCCAGTTTACGGCCGATCATCCCGATCTCGTGTACATGGATCCGCCTTACTGCTCGCCGTTATCGGACAACGAGTATGTGCGCCGGTACCATTTCGTCGAAGGACTGGCCTGCGACTGGCAAGGCGTTCAGATGCAGGAGCACACCAAGACCAAGAAGTTCAAGTCATACCCGACTCCTTTCTCGTCACGAACCGGTGCCGCCGCAGCATTCGACCAACTGATCGAGCGATTCAAGGACAGCATCCTGATTATCTCCTACTCGTCCAACAGTCAGCCGACGAAGGAAGAGATGCTGGAGATTCTCGGTCGTCACAAGAAGAACGTTGAGGTCGTGCCGGTCGATTACCGATACTCGATCGGCACCCAGCACAAGGGCGACGCGAACCGCAACAAGGTCGAGGAATACTTTTTCCTTGGCTGGTAG
- a CDS encoding IS3 family transposase, protein MFSMEDRRRAVDLYFTEGMTIRKVVAELGYPSEGAVVKWVREDPRYTGECRRSYALECKTNAARRALGGESLARVARDAGCTPTSVYQWMRRYRSEGILGLMDRRNAPAPAGPVSAAGDDVEELRRQVEALRLENAVMRETINVLKADDPRLDPSMLTNRERTRVVDAIRGEFGLASCLKAVGLKRSTYYYERGAITAGDRYAVLRARVTSLFEKGGRVWGYRTIHRMLRLDETDPLVVSEKVVRRIMREEGLRPVYLKRPKRWSSYEGGDRRGPANLVERDFHTDAPNALWVTDVTQFTMDGYKCWLSPVVDCFDGMVVSWTLSRSPNADMANRMLLDAVATLRDGEHPIIHSDRGCHYRRDEWIRICEEHGLIRSMSAKGCSPDNAAAERFFGRIKNEFFYGRDWSGVGYEEFRERLSAYLTHYNETRIKKSLDWMSPVQYRKHLGLAA, encoded by the coding sequence ATGTTTTCGATGGAGGATCGGCGCAGGGCCGTTGACCTGTATTTCACGGAGGGCATGACCATCAGGAAGGTCGTCGCCGAGCTCGGCTACCCGTCCGAGGGCGCGGTGGTGAAATGGGTTCGCGAGGACCCGCGCTACACGGGCGAGTGCAGGCGTTCGTATGCGCTGGAGTGCAAGACGAACGCGGCCAGACGCGCGCTCGGCGGCGAGTCCCTCGCCCGCGTGGCGCGCGACGCGGGTTGCACGCCGACGAGCGTGTACCAGTGGATGCGCCGCTACCGGAGCGAGGGGATACTGGGACTGATGGATAGGAGAAACGCGCCGGCACCGGCCGGACCGGTGTCCGCGGCCGGCGATGACGTGGAGGAGCTGCGCCGGCAGGTGGAGGCCCTCAGGTTGGAGAACGCGGTGATGCGGGAGACGATCAATGTTTTAAAAGCCGACGACCCGCGCCTCGACCCGTCCATGCTGACGAACAGGGAGAGGACGCGGGTCGTCGACGCGATCAGGGGTGAATTCGGCCTGGCGTCCTGTCTGAAGGCCGTGGGGCTGAAACGCAGCACCTACTATTACGAGCGCGGCGCGATCACCGCGGGCGACAGGTACGCCGTGCTGCGGGCCCGCGTCACGAGCCTGTTCGAGAAGGGCGGGCGCGTGTGGGGCTACCGGACCATCCACCGCATGCTGCGCCTCGACGAGACGGACCCGCTCGTCGTCTCGGAGAAGGTAGTGCGCCGGATCATGCGCGAGGAGGGACTGCGGCCAGTGTACCTGAAACGCCCGAAGCGGTGGAGCTCCTATGAGGGGGGAGATCGGCGAGGCCCGGCGAACCTCGTGGAGCGGGACTTCCACACCGACGCGCCGAACGCGCTGTGGGTCACGGACGTCACCCAGTTCACCATGGACGGGTACAAGTGCTGGCTCTCCCCGGTGGTCGACTGCTTCGACGGCATGGTCGTCTCCTGGACCTTGTCGCGCTCCCCGAACGCCGACATGGCGAACCGGATGCTCCTCGACGCGGTCGCCACGCTCAGGGATGGTGAACATCCAATCATCCATTCCGACCGCGGCTGCCACTACCGGCGGGACGAATGGATTCGCATCTGCGAGGAGCACGGGCTAATCCGGTCGATGAGCGCCAAGGGATGCAGCCCGGACAACGCAGCCGCCGAGAGGTTCTTCGGCAGGATCAAGAACGAGTTCTTCTACGGGCGGGACTGGAGCGGCGTGGGCTACGAGGAGTTCCGCGAACGCTTATCCGCCTACCTGACCCACTACAATGAGACTAGGATCAAGAAGTCACTGGACTGGATGAGCCCCGTGCAATACCGCAAACACCTTGGACTGGCCGCCTGA
- a CDS encoding GH25 family lysozyme, whose product MSKIRHRLLATVALLLAMFTVTPSAMADMRGIDVSGWQSPTVTCTADYDFAVVKATQGTGFTNGYMTSQAQCVQQRNKSLGFYHYAGGGNATAEADHFVNTVRPYIGRAVLVLDWEGYQNAAWGDSNWVRVFVNRVHARTGVWPLVYTSAAYLYQIPADVRGRCGLWVAQYANNAATGYQSRPWNYGLYGEAMRQYTSNGRIAGYAGPLDLNYFRGTAAQWNKYANPGNTNTPAPAPQPQPAPQPSRPSTGNGYSVVVRSGDTISGIAARTGLWPVTAWSVPSGNINRIWPGQTVTYRGNGTAANTNATGTRIHVVKSGETLSGIFGASGWQRVAQLNGLRNPNLIYPGQQLRY is encoded by the coding sequence ATGTCCAAAATCAGACACCGATTACTTGCGACTGTGGCGTTGCTGCTCGCCATGTTCACCGTCACGCCCAGCGCGATGGCCGACATGCGCGGCATCGACGTAAGCGGCTGGCAGTCGCCGACCGTCACCTGCACCGCCGACTACGACTTCGCCGTGGTCAAGGCCACGCAGGGCACCGGCTTCACCAACGGCTACATGACATCCCAGGCGCAGTGCGTACAGCAGCGGAACAAGAGCCTCGGCTTCTACCACTACGCCGGCGGCGGCAACGCCACGGCCGAGGCCGACCACTTCGTCAACACCGTGCGCCCCTACATCGGCCGGGCGGTCCTCGTGCTCGACTGGGAAGGCTACCAGAACGCCGCGTGGGGTGATTCCAACTGGGTGCGCGTCTTCGTCAACCGCGTGCATGCGAGGACCGGGGTATGGCCGCTCGTCTACACGAGCGCCGCATACCTGTATCAGATCCCGGCCGATGTACGCGGCCGTTGCGGGTTGTGGGTGGCGCAGTACGCCAACAACGCGGCGACCGGCTACCAGAGCCGTCCGTGGAACTACGGGCTCTACGGCGAGGCCATGCGCCAGTACACCAGCAACGGGCGCATTGCGGGTTATGCGGGCCCGTTGGATCTGAACTACTTCCGTGGCACCGCCGCCCAGTGGAACAAGTACGCCAACCCCGGCAACACTAATACGCCCGCTCCGGCACCGCAGCCCCAACCCGCACCCCAGCCGAGCAGGCCGAGTACGGGTAATGGCTACAGCGTGGTGGTGCGTTCCGGCGACACCATCAGCGGCATCGCCGCCCGCACCGGCCTGTGGCCCGTGACCGCATGGAGCGTACCCAGCGGGAACATCAACCGCATCTGGCCCGGCCAGACCGTCACCTACCGAGGCAATGGCACCGCCGCCAACACCAATGCGACCGGCACTCGGATCCACGTCGTCAAGAGCGGCGAGACATTGAGCGGCATCTTCGGCGCTTCCGGCTGGCAGCGCGTCGCCCAGCTCAACGGGTTACGGAACCCGAATCTCATCTACCCCGGACAGCAGTTGCGCTACTAA
- a CDS encoding AlwI family type II restriction endonuclease, which translates to MGKQISIWNIGNTGLRNPLRIWEGLQLFAESPFNGNLRGDNEDRFQTLLNNAGLVHSTGKAEDTSSYARKWRLMFGRFGFIYPQVKKKEGKQEDLGPMDKVTPFGETFLKAKTYPAQQECFLRSLSLEQFEVPGDFGFFSPLRWILAVMLGLEKRTGTSEISRIEFSLWGHTTDPSYDINEVVEHIIDLRNRRKTASAKKRFDAAEIKKRGEDYDKKSDNFTDYSDMNMRYLRISGVVQRKGRGLIIVPAKHLLAEKLAKTTASRRPIMDVYRELCSGATLPTDDLGTAKALLANTEAQLRKNHILYDLSGRSLKTIAEINIARQELEELWQQTDEIKYAKEQPAQWQEISDYMTLLIKGGGKKIDNADEDNGIEVPKDETPVYLEWTLWRAALALGNLTNHPSEVRGFRLDSDFLPVSTAGGGQGDLYWEYGDFTILTEVTMSASSRQEAMEGEPVRRHVSDAVLKYGENNIPVYGLFVAVRIDTNTAETFRHGVWYARGDVKQRLNILPLPLEQFRAYFISLFQSKEPAKHRKVKELIETCEAQRDVMEAPAWKEYIKQVASAGV; encoded by the coding sequence ATGGGTAAGCAAATATCGATTTGGAACATCGGCAACACGGGCCTGCGTAATCCGCTGCGCATCTGGGAAGGACTCCAGCTGTTCGCCGAATCTCCGTTCAACGGCAATCTGCGAGGCGACAATGAAGACCGTTTCCAGACACTGCTCAACAACGCCGGTCTCGTCCACTCAACCGGCAAGGCGGAAGACACCAGCAGCTACGCCAGGAAATGGCGTCTCATGTTCGGCCGGTTCGGTTTCATTTACCCTCAAGTCAAGAAGAAAGAGGGCAAGCAGGAAGATCTCGGACCGATGGACAAGGTGACGCCTTTCGGCGAGACCTTCCTCAAGGCCAAGACCTATCCGGCCCAACAGGAGTGCTTCCTGCGCTCGCTTAGCCTTGAGCAGTTCGAGGTCCCCGGTGATTTTGGCTTCTTCTCTCCGCTACGGTGGATTCTGGCCGTGATGCTCGGACTGGAAAAAAGAACCGGCACCAGTGAGATCAGCCGCATCGAGTTCTCCCTCTGGGGGCACACCACCGATCCCAGTTACGACATCAACGAGGTTGTGGAGCACATCATCGATCTCCGTAATCGACGCAAAACCGCATCGGCCAAGAAAAGGTTCGATGCTGCGGAGATCAAGAAACGTGGTGAGGACTACGACAAGAAGAGTGATAACTTCACTGATTACAGCGACATGAACATGCGCTATCTGCGTATCAGTGGAGTCGTACAGCGAAAAGGCCGCGGTCTCATCATCGTTCCCGCCAAACACCTGCTAGCGGAAAAACTTGCAAAGACCACGGCGAGTCGCCGTCCCATCATGGACGTGTATCGGGAACTCTGCAGCGGTGCCACACTGCCTACGGATGATCTTGGCACCGCCAAGGCCCTACTAGCCAACACAGAGGCACAGCTGAGGAAGAACCATATTCTCTATGATCTGAGTGGCCGTTCTCTGAAGACCATCGCCGAAATCAACATCGCACGTCAGGAACTGGAAGAGCTCTGGCAGCAAACCGACGAGATCAAGTATGCGAAGGAGCAGCCGGCCCAATGGCAGGAGATTTCCGACTACATGACATTGCTCATCAAGGGCGGCGGAAAGAAGATCGACAACGCAGACGAGGACAACGGCATCGAGGTTCCCAAAGATGAAACGCCGGTTTACCTTGAGTGGACGCTTTGGCGCGCCGCACTCGCGCTCGGGAATCTGACCAACCACCCCAGCGAAGTCCGGGGATTCCGCCTTGATTCAGATTTCCTTCCCGTCTCTACGGCAGGTGGTGGCCAAGGCGATCTGTATTGGGAGTACGGAGATTTCACTATTCTGACTGAAGTCACCATGTCCGCGTCTTCCAGACAGGAAGCGATGGAAGGGGAACCGGTCCGGCGTCATGTATCCGACGCGGTGCTGAAGTACGGTGAGAACAACATACCTGTGTATGGTCTGTTTGTCGCGGTGAGAATTGATACCAACACCGCCGAGACCTTCCGACACGGTGTCTGGTATGCCAGAGGCGATGTCAAGCAGCGGCTCAATATCCTTCCTCTGCCGCTTGAACAGTTCCGGGCATATTTCATTTCTCTGTTCCAATCCAAGGAACCGGCAAAGCATAGAAAAGTGAAGGAACTGATCGAAACTTGCGAGGCCCAGCGCGATGTCATGGAAGCCCCTGCGTGGAAGGAATACATCAAACAAGTAGCCTCTGCTGGCGTATGA
- a CDS encoding phage tail protein, producing MEVATTSIHPAEGIYENGDCEDKAQLLAETKAELKRRSTPTISYEADVLTLARSGMNTQGVALGDRVLLVDTTFTPDLRLSGRVLQLEENLLDPALTVITIGNIIERFTTSSRNVQQRLDRVIADTGAWQSTSQQVAQNASKWDQVAQTVVDNTNRWNDATNTVETNASRWEATTNTVNGNTDSWNNAATILAAKQDAWDHASETLDARRPDWDAATASVAERSRAWDDAAAIAASHAQAISQSTTGGVTIHHDQLAITLGETIGLTDETGTTWTFTNGAFVKQETTE from the coding sequence ATGGAAGTCGCCACCACGAGTATCCACCCGGCCGAGGGCATCTACGAGAACGGCGACTGCGAGGACAAGGCCCAGCTGCTCGCCGAAACCAAAGCCGAGCTGAAGCGACGCAGCACACCCACCATCAGCTACGAGGCCGACGTGCTCACCCTCGCAAGATCCGGCATGAACACGCAAGGCGTGGCATTGGGAGACCGCGTGCTGCTCGTGGACACCACCTTCACACCCGACCTGCGGCTCTCCGGGCGCGTGCTGCAACTGGAGGAAAACCTGCTCGACCCGGCGTTGACGGTCATTACGATCGGCAACATCATCGAACGGTTCACCACGTCTAGCCGCAACGTGCAACAACGTCTCGACCGCGTGATCGCCGACACCGGCGCATGGCAGTCCACCAGCCAACAAGTGGCCCAGAACGCCTCCAAATGGGATCAGGTCGCCCAAACCGTCGTGGACAACACCAACCGATGGAACGACGCCACGAACACCGTCGAAACCAACGCATCCCGATGGGAGGCGACCACGAACACCGTCAACGGGAACACCGACAGCTGGAACAACGCGGCGACAATCCTGGCAGCCAAACAGGATGCGTGGGACCATGCGAGCGAAACCCTCGACGCACGGCGACCCGACTGGGATGCCGCCACGGCGAGCGTGGCGGAGAGATCACGCGCATGGGACGACGCGGCCGCCATCGCCGCCAGCCACGCGCAGGCAATCAGCCAATCCACCACGGGCGGCGTCACCATCCACCACGACCAGCTCGCCATCACCTTAGGCGAGACGATCGGCCTGACCGACGAAACCGGCACCACATGGACGTTCACCAACGGCGCGTTCGTCAAACAGGAAACCACCGAGTAA
- a CDS encoding winged helix DNA-binding domain-containing protein codes for MDRTDLLACTLVRQHVTDRAPKRTVVSDLCGLQAQFAQAPCDALRIRANDFTPDTWNDGLVKIWSHRGTMHVVRADELGLYLSARDIRGPWVETGWGISPADSARWSAFIREQVASGIDGRDGLKQACRSAGMDDDLLTRIFHGWGGLLKEMCNRGLIAYQPGTEKRFMLPPPVTWMDRDEARTLLALRYFQHYGPATAGDCAAFLGYRVAEVRELIRRIRPQLAETLVNGTSYLYAGELDDAGTHVPACVFLAGFDQLVLGYRDRSRIIDDRDLKLVTNIAGIVFPIVLYRGRARARWKRTGSTVTITPFREPSPTAQRIIEARARRLFTGERIRVMFAPPLCQ; via the coding sequence ATGGACCGCACCGACCTGCTCGCCTGCACGCTGGTCCGCCAGCATGTGACCGACCGCGCGCCGAAACGCACGGTCGTGTCCGATCTGTGCGGCCTGCAGGCACAGTTCGCGCAGGCTCCATGCGACGCATTGCGCATCAGAGCGAATGATTTCACGCCCGATACGTGGAATGACGGGTTGGTGAAGATATGGTCGCATCGCGGCACCATGCATGTGGTACGCGCCGATGAACTGGGCCTGTATCTGTCGGCGAGGGATATCCGCGGCCCTTGGGTCGAGACGGGCTGGGGCATCTCCCCCGCGGATTCGGCGCGCTGGTCGGCGTTCATCCGCGAACAGGTCGCCTCCGGTATCGACGGGAGGGACGGGCTTAAACAGGCGTGCCGCAGCGCCGGCATGGACGACGATCTGCTGACGCGCATATTCCATGGCTGGGGCGGGCTGCTCAAGGAAATGTGCAATCGCGGTCTGATCGCATACCAACCCGGTACGGAGAAACGGTTCATGCTGCCTCCGCCCGTCACATGGATGGACCGCGACGAGGCCCGCACGCTGCTCGCGTTGCGTTATTTCCAGCACTATGGTCCGGCGACGGCAGGCGACTGCGCGGCGTTCCTCGGGTATCGCGTGGCGGAGGTGCGCGAACTGATCCGCCGGATACGGCCGCAGCTGGCCGAAACCCTCGTCAACGGCACGTCATACCTGTATGCCGGCGAACTGGACGACGCGGGAACACACGTACCGGCCTGCGTGTTTCTAGCGGGATTCGACCAGTTGGTGCTGGGATATCGCGACCGGTCACGGATCATCGACGATCGGGATCTCAAGCTCGTCACCAATATCGCCGGCATCGTTTTCCCGATCGTGCTGTATCGCGGCCGCGCCCGCGCCCGATGGAAACGGACGGGGAGCACGGTCACGATCACGCCGTTCCGCGAGCCCTCCCCCACGGCGCAGCGCATCATCGAGGCGCGGGCCCGCCGTCTGTTCACCGGCGAGCGCATACGCGTGATGTTCGCACCGCCCTTGTGTCAATAA